A genomic segment from Abyssibacter profundi encodes:
- a CDS encoding DUF6279 family lipoprotein, whose translation MLRAVPFHRRGLTATGRLVALLLGLSLATGCSTATRFGYNHLDWFAKREIGKYFDMTAEQEDWFEQRFDTLWQWHRREQLPLYARDLRQLAEQARAPLSRDAIEQALAMVEAHINEALRRATDDTVTMLSMLNDDQVAAVLERIDKNIEDAAEELAEQDDIERREAAAKRVRKWMEERYGRLSREQRNLIDAWAGEREYSPEAWLARSRQWRDALAEALDQRQSSGFADRVTYLLFDDTALVPEPLEAERRRNRHRWLDLAAEISAMTSERQRDHLVEYISDFAEDFEALAQR comes from the coding sequence ATGCTTCGAGCAGTTCCTTTCCACAGACGCGGCCTGACAGCCACCGGGCGGCTGGTGGCGCTGCTGCTCGGCCTGTCGTTGGCGACCGGCTGCAGCACGGCCACACGCTTTGGCTACAACCACCTCGACTGGTTCGCCAAGCGCGAAATCGGCAAGTACTTCGACATGACTGCCGAGCAGGAAGACTGGTTCGAGCAACGATTCGACACCTTGTGGCAGTGGCATCGCCGCGAGCAGTTGCCGCTGTACGCCCGTGACTTGCGCCAGCTGGCCGAACAGGCACGCGCGCCGCTGAGTCGAGACGCCATCGAGCAGGCACTGGCCATGGTCGAGGCCCATATCAATGAAGCCCTGCGACGCGCGACCGACGACACCGTGACAATGCTCAGCATGCTGAACGATGACCAGGTCGCAGCCGTGCTGGAACGCATCGACAAGAACATCGAAGACGCCGCTGAAGAACTCGCCGAGCAGGACGACATTGAACGGCGTGAAGCCGCTGCCAAGCGGGTGCGTAAATGGATGGAAGAGCGATACGGTCGCCTGTCACGCGAGCAGCGAAATCTGATCGATGCCTGGGCGGGCGAGCGCGAATACTCGCCCGAGGCTTGGCTTGCCCGCTCTCGTCAATGGCGCGATGCATTGGCCGAGGCCCTGGACCAACGCCAGAGCAGCGGGTTTGCCGATCGCGTCACCTATCTGCTGTTCGACGATACGGCCCTGGTACCCGAGCCTCTCGAAGCCGAACGCAGGCGCAACCGACACCGCTGGCTGGACCTGGCCGCCGAGATCAGCGCCATGACCAGCGAGCGCCAGCGCGACCATCTGGTCGAGTACATCAGCGACTTTGCCGAGGATTTCGAAGCACTCGCGCAGCGCTGA
- the mltF gene encoding membrane-bound lytic murein transglycosylase MltF gives MSKHRIGALMALALVACGNPSSPPATDPTAGPIVDLEQIRDMGVLRVATRNAPTTWYIDRTDQPAGLEYDRIRALATALGLDLEIVEAASTQAVLALVRRGEAHLAAAGITITPARQTSLQFSSPTLQVTEQLICNREGLRVTDRAELAGMTLTVAEATSYADTLNTLRDTAPGLTVRTVDTTTEALLRQVWQGALDCTVADSHVFALNRRYFPTLVAEFDLTETRALAWAVHPDASELLQAVNRWLDQPATQALLAETRARYFAPAERFDFVDLRAFTHRIEHRYPKYDQYFMAAAQDHDIDPLLLAAQGYQESHWDPEATSPTGVRGIMMLTRPTARSVGVTDRLDPVQSIEGGSAYLAKMKTRFSNEVTEPDRTYLALAAYNIGRAHLHDAQKLARELGKSPHHWDDMKTVLPLLSDKSVYPKLKYGYARGHEPVRYVERIRSYQDILAAHAPTES, from the coding sequence ATGTCGAAACATCGCATTGGCGCACTGATGGCGCTGGCCCTGGTTGCCTGCGGCAACCCATCGTCGCCCCCGGCAACCGATCCAACCGCCGGGCCGATTGTCGATCTCGAGCAGATTCGCGACATGGGGGTCTTGCGTGTCGCCACGCGTAACGCCCCGACCACCTGGTACATCGATCGCACGGATCAACCCGCGGGCCTGGAGTATGACCGAATCCGTGCACTGGCCACGGCTCTGGGGCTTGATCTGGAAATCGTCGAAGCCGCCTCCACGCAAGCCGTGCTGGCACTGGTGCGTCGCGGGGAGGCGCACCTGGCAGCGGCCGGTATCACCATCACCCCGGCGCGGCAGACTTCGCTGCAGTTTTCGTCCCCGACGCTACAGGTCACCGAGCAGCTGATCTGTAACCGGGAAGGCCTGCGCGTCACCGATCGGGCCGAACTCGCCGGGATGACGCTCACCGTGGCAGAGGCCACCAGTTATGCCGACACGCTGAACACGCTGAGGGACACCGCGCCGGGGCTCACGGTACGAACCGTCGACACCACAACCGAGGCCTTGCTGCGCCAGGTTTGGCAAGGGGCACTGGACTGTACCGTGGCCGACTCCCATGTCTTTGCACTGAACCGTCGCTACTTTCCCACCCTGGTGGCCGAGTTCGACCTGACAGAGACACGCGCGCTGGCCTGGGCCGTGCACCCCGACGCCAGCGAACTGCTGCAAGCCGTCAACCGTTGGCTGGATCAACCCGCCACGCAGGCCCTGCTTGCGGAGACCCGTGCAAGGTACTTTGCGCCGGCGGAACGGTTCGACTTTGTCGATTTGCGGGCGTTTACCCACCGCATCGAGCACCGCTACCCCAAGTACGACCAGTACTTCATGGCAGCCGCGCAAGACCACGACATCGACCCCTTGCTCCTGGCCGCCCAGGGCTACCAGGAGTCGCATTGGGACCCTGAGGCAACCAGCCCGACTGGTGTCCGGGGCATCATGATGCTCACGCGACCGACGGCGCGATCGGTAGGCGTGACCGACCGGCTCGACCCGGTGCAAAGCATCGAAGGCGGCAGCGCCTACCTCGCCAAGATGAAAACCCGATTCTCCAATGAGGTCACCGAGCCAGACCGCACCTATCTTGCGCTGGCGGCCTACAACATCGGACGCGCCCATCTGCACGATGCCCAGAAGCTCGCCCGCGAGCTGGGCAAGAGTCCGCACCACTGGGACGACATGAAAACAGTGCTGCCGCTGCTGTCTGACAAATCGGTTTATCCGAAGCTGAAATACGGCTATGCCCGGGGTCACGAACCGGTGCGATACGTCGAGCGCATTCGCAGCTACCAGGACATTCTGGCCGCGCACGCACCGACCGAGAGCTAA
- a CDS encoding diguanylate cyclase domain-containing protein: MYRIGWRRPPRRLETQLSLALTLLAMGVATIVAAMMLRVLHSAHEQSLRSSLQDAAHVTADAVTRFVEDHRRAVAAAAIAIEHGTDQATLLPALHQAYPGLLTMAVTDATGTVVAASPTLTPSGQPVTQQGFNIADRPYFVAARQSTDVHVSEVFRGRGLGDDVIVALAVALQDEQGAFSGVLQAALDLTQLGEILGDTADDPYSYVVIDNHDRAIFASSNQTIQPLDSVADRDWLATGRSVPSGDIFTLEEADTDWLGIFMPSAQGWTVGIGTPKARLYQYGPGTLVATGLLLIAVSLMAWLLARWLARRVSRPVAHVARAMAKADLDDPSPSIQLPASGSSEVQDLVQSLQTLLTRLADSHTRLKEALTRESSARELLQIEMEDREQIIKARTLELHEANMALEQLSRQDGLTGLGNRRLLDERLELAWENCARDGEWLTVVLVDIDHFKAFNDTYGHQAGDQALKQVARALQRCTHRASDLAARYGGEEFCILLPRTAQDGAERFAEHIVEAVRQLAIIHGGGINGLVTISAGVATQRPESSGSATDLIGRADAALYQAKARGRDRWVCAKSLQLVAGRD; this comes from the coding sequence TTGTACAGAATTGGTTGGCGACGCCCGCCACGTCGCCTTGAGACCCAGCTCAGCCTGGCGCTGACACTGCTGGCGATGGGCGTGGCCACCATCGTGGCGGCCATGATGCTGCGCGTGCTGCATTCAGCACATGAGCAATCGCTGCGGTCATCGCTGCAAGATGCCGCTCACGTCACGGCTGATGCAGTGACGCGCTTTGTCGAGGACCACCGCCGCGCGGTGGCGGCGGCGGCGATCGCCATTGAGCACGGCACCGACCAGGCCACCCTACTGCCCGCGCTGCATCAGGCGTATCCCGGCCTGTTAACCATGGCCGTCACCGATGCGACCGGTACGGTTGTCGCAGCCTCTCCAACCCTGACGCCCTCCGGGCAACCCGTCACCCAGCAGGGCTTCAACATTGCAGATCGCCCCTACTTCGTCGCTGCCCGGCAGAGCACCGACGTGCATGTCTCCGAGGTGTTCCGTGGGCGGGGGCTGGGTGACGATGTCATCGTGGCCCTGGCGGTCGCCTTGCAGGACGAACAGGGGGCGTTTTCCGGCGTGCTTCAGGCTGCGCTGGATCTGACGCAACTCGGCGAGATACTCGGCGACACGGCTGATGACCCCTACAGCTACGTGGTGATCGACAACCACGACAGAGCCATTTTTGCCTCGAGCAACCAGACCATTCAGCCCTTGGACTCTGTCGCGGACCGCGATTGGTTGGCCACGGGGCGCTCGGTCCCGAGCGGGGACATTTTCACGCTGGAAGAAGCCGATACGGACTGGCTGGGCATTTTCATGCCTTCGGCGCAGGGGTGGACGGTCGGCATCGGCACACCCAAGGCGCGCCTGTACCAGTACGGACCGGGCACGCTCGTCGCGACTGGCCTGCTGCTCATCGCGGTTTCGCTGATGGCCTGGCTGCTGGCACGTTGGCTGGCACGCCGGGTGTCTCGCCCCGTTGCCCATGTCGCCCGCGCCATGGCAAAGGCCGACCTGGACGACCCGTCCCCTTCCATTCAGCTGCCGGCAAGCGGATCCAGCGAGGTGCAGGACCTGGTCCAGAGCCTGCAGACCTTGCTGACCCGACTGGCGGACTCGCACACCCGGTTAAAGGAAGCGCTGACGCGTGAATCCAGCGCGCGCGAATTGCTGCAGATCGAAATGGAAGATCGCGAGCAAATCATCAAGGCGCGAACGCTGGAATTGCATGAGGCCAATATGGCCCTGGAGCAACTCAGTCGCCAGGACGGGCTGACCGGCCTGGGCAACCGGAGACTGCTCGACGAACGCCTCGAACTCGCCTGGGAAAACTGCGCCCGTGACGGCGAGTGGCTTACGGTGGTTCTGGTGGACATCGACCACTTCAAGGCATTCAACGACACCTATGGGCATCAGGCCGGCGACCAGGCACTCAAGCAGGTGGCCCGTGCACTACAGCGTTGCACCCATCGCGCCAGTGACCTGGCCGCGCGTTACGGCGGGGAAGAGTTCTGCATTCTGCTACCTCGGACCGCGCAGGACGGCGCCGAGCGGTTCGCAGAGCACATCGTCGAGGCCGTTCGACAGCTGGCTATCATTCATGGCGGCGGCATCAATGGTCTGGTGACCATCAGCGCCGGCGTGGCCACCCAGCGGCCGGAGTCCAGCGGCAGCGCCACCGACCTGATCGGGCGAGCTGACGCGGCGCTATACCAAGCCAAAGCCCGCGGCAGAGACCGCTGGGTTTGCGCCAAGAGCCTGCAGCTGGTCGCGGGACGAGACTAA
- a CDS encoding MauE/DoxX family redox-associated membrane protein: protein MREPLFNHVGRYFFGCLLFISAVAKLFDPNGFVSVVASYQMMPDWAVPPASYALVLLEGALAIWLFSGRKASLATLCLVCLYVIYCSWVGFAFLDGRRLDNCGAFGTLFERPITAGLVVEYLVSLGVAFFLWSATTAYKLRQQLAITPELGAIPVDDMKPPPPTGTA, encoded by the coding sequence ATGCGGGAACCGTTGTTCAATCACGTTGGACGGTATTTCTTCGGCTGCTTGCTGTTCATCTCCGCCGTCGCGAAGCTGTTTGATCCAAACGGCTTCGTGTCAGTCGTCGCCAGCTATCAAATGATGCCGGACTGGGCCGTCCCTCCGGCGAGTTATGCGCTGGTACTACTCGAGGGCGCGCTGGCCATCTGGCTGTTCAGCGGGCGCAAGGCCTCACTGGCCACGCTTTGCTTGGTCTGCCTCTATGTCATTTACTGCAGTTGGGTCGGCTTTGCCTTTCTTGACGGTCGACGTCTGGATAACTGCGGCGCCTTCGGTACGCTGTTCGAGCGCCCGATCACAGCCGGGCTGGTGGTCGAATATCTGGTCTCGCTGGGCGTGGCGTTTTTCCTGTGGTCGGCCACCACCGCCTACAAGCTGCGGCAGCAGTTGGCGATCACCCCAGAGCTCGGCGCGATTCCGGTGGACGACATGAAACCGCCGCCGCCCACCGGGACCGCCTGA
- a CDS encoding crotonase/enoyl-CoA hydratase family protein: protein MSDRVELEIKGPVAYVRLNRPEKHNGMDFALLKAVVKTAQQLKKNRDIRAVLLSGNGPSFCSGLDVKAMFADPKRMAHGFAALHSPVANIFQQWGMAWRELPVPVIACIHGNCFGAGIQLALAADIRIATPDAKLSVMEAKWGLVPDMSGTVTLRELLPLDVAKELTFTGRVLSGEAAHALGLVTHVDADPQARAEALVAEIVQRSPDAVAAGKALLQEAWLASDEDALAAERRWQRRVMGRKNQRIAAKRNTEMAQSERGEASTPYQPRKLG from the coding sequence GTGAGCGATCGCGTCGAACTGGAGATCAAGGGCCCGGTGGCCTACGTGCGCCTGAACCGGCCCGAGAAGCACAACGGCATGGATTTCGCGCTGCTCAAGGCTGTGGTCAAGACCGCGCAGCAGCTCAAGAAGAATCGCGATATTCGCGCGGTGCTGCTGTCCGGCAACGGCCCGAGCTTTTGCTCGGGTCTAGACGTCAAGGCGATGTTTGCCGACCCCAAGCGCATGGCGCATGGCTTCGCCGCGTTGCACAGCCCGGTCGCCAACATTTTCCAGCAATGGGGTATGGCCTGGCGCGAGCTACCGGTGCCTGTGATCGCCTGTATCCACGGCAACTGCTTCGGTGCGGGGATTCAGCTCGCGCTGGCGGCCGATATTCGGATTGCCACGCCGGACGCCAAGCTGTCGGTCATGGAGGCCAAGTGGGGTCTGGTGCCCGACATGAGTGGAACGGTCACGCTGCGTGAGCTGCTACCGCTGGATGTTGCCAAGGAGCTGACCTTTACGGGGCGCGTGCTCTCCGGCGAGGCCGCTCACGCGCTGGGGTTGGTGACGCATGTCGACGCTGATCCGCAGGCCCGGGCCGAAGCGCTGGTCGCAGAGATCGTCCAGCGCTCGCCGGACGCCGTCGCCGCCGGGAAGGCCTTGCTGCAAGAAGCTTGGCTGGCCAGTGATGAAGATGCGTTGGCGGCGGAGCGCCGATGGCAGCGCCGGGTGATGGGGCGCAAGAACCAGCGGATCGCCGCCAAGCGCAATACCGAAATGGCTCAGTCCGAACGCGGCGAGGCTTCGACGCCCTATCAGCCGCGCAAACTGGGCTGA
- a CDS encoding oxidoreductase produces MSATPYPHLLEPLDLGFTTLRNRVLMGSMHTGLEDKVKDFPKLAAYFRERAAGGVGLIVTGGFSPNMEGWLYPMASKLSSRRELGRHRQVTDAVHEEGGKICLQLLHAGRYSYHPLSVSASSAKAPINPFRPRGLSTWGIWRQIKAYARAAKLAKEAGYDGVEIMASEGYFLNQFTCPRTNQRKDEWGGPVENRCRLPVEVVKHVREAVGEDFIIVYRLSMLDLVEGGNTWDEIVYQGKAVEAAGATLINTGIGWHEARVPTIVTSVPRAAFVDVTHRMKAELSIPVITTNRINDPQVGEDIIASGKADMVSMARPLLADAAFVNKAAAGKADEINVCIACNQACLDHTFQLKRASCLVNPRACYETELNFEPVTTAKSIAVVGAGPAGLAFSVEAAKRGHKVTLIERAEEVGGQFNMAKRIPGKEEFDHSLRYFERQLELAGVTVQLGTEATAESLLAGGYDEVVLATGVSPRVPQIDGIDHEKVLIYTDVLRHNAPVGKTVAVVGAGGIGFDVSEFLVQDESPTLDLKAWQAEWGVDMTVSAPGGLLPKQPEPPARTVYLLQRKDEKLGKRLGKTSGWVHRTSLIDKQVQMMGNVSYERIDDEGLHLVVGDEPKTLAVDHVVICAGQEPLRELVEGLEAGGASVHLIGGADVAAELDAKRAIRQASELAAVI; encoded by the coding sequence ATGAGTGCCACGCCCTACCCGCATCTGCTGGAACCCCTGGATCTCGGCTTCACCACCCTGCGTAATCGCGTCCTGATGGGGTCGATGCATACCGGCCTGGAAGACAAGGTCAAAGACTTCCCCAAACTGGCGGCTTATTTTCGTGAGCGCGCCGCAGGCGGCGTCGGGCTAATCGTCACGGGCGGCTTTTCGCCGAACATGGAGGGCTGGTTGTATCCCATGGCCTCCAAACTGTCCTCACGCCGCGAGTTGGGGCGCCACCGTCAGGTCACCGATGCGGTGCATGAGGAGGGCGGCAAGATCTGCCTGCAGTTGCTGCATGCCGGGCGCTACAGCTACCACCCGCTGTCGGTCTCGGCGTCCAGCGCCAAGGCTCCGATCAATCCATTCCGCCCACGGGGACTGTCGACCTGGGGCATCTGGCGTCAGATCAAGGCCTACGCCCGCGCGGCCAAGTTGGCGAAAGAGGCCGGCTACGACGGCGTGGAGATCATGGCCAGCGAAGGCTATTTTCTGAATCAGTTCACCTGCCCCCGCACCAACCAGCGCAAGGATGAATGGGGTGGGCCGGTGGAGAATCGTTGTCGGCTGCCGGTGGAGGTGGTCAAGCATGTCCGCGAGGCGGTCGGCGAGGACTTCATCATCGTCTACCGCCTGTCCATGCTGGACCTGGTCGAGGGCGGCAATACCTGGGACGAGATCGTCTATCAGGGCAAGGCCGTCGAGGCCGCAGGGGCCACGCTGATCAATACGGGCATCGGCTGGCATGAGGCGCGGGTCCCGACCATCGTCACGTCCGTCCCCCGCGCGGCCTTTGTGGATGTCACCCACCGGATGAAGGCCGAGCTGTCGATACCGGTTATCACCACCAACCGCATCAACGACCCGCAGGTCGGTGAGGACATCATCGCCAGTGGCAAGGCCGATATGGTTTCGATGGCGCGGCCGTTGCTGGCCGATGCTGCCTTCGTCAATAAGGCCGCGGCGGGCAAGGCGGATGAAATCAACGTCTGTATCGCCTGCAATCAGGCCTGCCTGGATCACACCTTCCAGCTCAAGCGTGCGAGCTGCCTGGTCAATCCCCGCGCCTGCTACGAGACCGAGCTGAACTTCGAGCCCGTGACCACCGCCAAATCCATCGCCGTGGTGGGCGCTGGCCCCGCCGGGCTGGCGTTTTCAGTCGAGGCGGCCAAACGGGGTCACAAGGTCACCCTGATCGAACGGGCCGAGGAGGTCGGCGGTCAGTTCAACATGGCCAAGCGGATCCCCGGCAAGGAGGAGTTCGATCATTCGCTGCGCTACTTCGAGCGTCAGTTGGAGCTGGCGGGCGTCACGGTGCAACTGGGCACCGAGGCCACGGCAGAGTCCTTGCTGGCCGGCGGGTACGACGAAGTCGTGCTGGCCACAGGCGTCAGCCCACGGGTGCCACAAATTGACGGTATTGATCACGAAAAGGTGCTGATCTACACCGATGTGCTGCGTCACAATGCGCCGGTGGGCAAGACCGTGGCCGTGGTCGGTGCCGGCGGCATCGGTTTCGACGTGTCGGAGTTCCTGGTCCAAGACGAGTCGCCAACCCTGGACCTCAAGGCCTGGCAGGCCGAATGGGGTGTCGACATGACGGTTTCGGCACCGGGTGGCCTGTTGCCGAAACAACCGGAGCCGCCGGCCCGCACCGTGTACCTGCTGCAGCGCAAGGACGAAAAGCTGGGCAAGCGTCTGGGCAAGACCAGCGGCTGGGTGCATCGCACCAGCCTGATCGACAAACAGGTCCAGATGATGGGCAACGTCAGTTACGAGCGCATCGATGATGAGGGCCTGCACCTGGTCGTGGGCGATGAACCCAAGACCCTGGCCGTGGATCATGTCGTGATTTGTGCCGGTCAGGAACCGCTACGGGAGCTGGTGGAGGGCCTGGAAGCCGGCGGAGCCTCGGTGCATCTCATCGGGGGTGCCGATGTGGCAGCCGAGCTGGATGCCAAGCGTGCGATTCGCCAGGCCAGCGAATTGGCTGCGGTGATCTAG
- a CDS encoding histone deacetylase family protein, translating to MPLPIVYHPIYSNVRLPERHPFPMSKFAMLRTHLIETGVAGDNQFSEPAPAERALLETVHDRDYLDRFIHGDLTQAEIRRQGFPWSEALVARSITAVGGTRHTLELAFEHGLATHCAGGTHHAHRDFASGYCLLNDLAVAAAWALDSGRAKRVLIIDCDVHQGDGTARIFEQQPAVFTLSFHAGSNFPARKADSDRDVVLPRGAGDTEYATALAAHIPAVLDRFQPDCVLYDAGADVHADDRLGHLSLSDAGMRARDRYVIEQCVRRRIPVACVIGGGYDRDVPALVRRHALVHEQASACFEQFLSTDAA from the coding sequence ATGCCACTGCCCATCGTCTATCACCCGATTTACTCGAATGTGCGGCTACCGGAGCGGCATCCGTTTCCGATGAGCAAGTTCGCCATGCTTCGAACCCACCTCATCGAGACCGGGGTCGCCGGCGATAACCAGTTCAGCGAGCCCGCGCCCGCAGAGCGCGCCCTGCTGGAGACGGTCCACGACAGGGACTATCTGGACCGTTTCATTCACGGCGATCTGACACAGGCGGAAATCCGGCGACAGGGTTTCCCTTGGTCCGAAGCCCTGGTGGCCCGATCCATCACCGCCGTCGGTGGCACGCGTCACACCCTGGAATTGGCGTTCGAGCACGGCCTGGCCACCCACTGTGCCGGCGGCACGCACCATGCCCATCGCGATTTCGCCTCGGGTTACTGCCTGCTCAACGACCTCGCCGTGGCAGCGGCCTGGGCGCTGGACAGCGGCCGGGCCAAGCGTGTGCTGATCATCGACTGCGACGTGCATCAGGGTGACGGCACGGCGCGCATTTTCGAACAGCAGCCGGCCGTGTTCACGCTGTCCTTCCATGCCGGGAGCAACTTTCCGGCACGCAAGGCAGACAGTGACCGGGATGTCGTCCTGCCCCGCGGCGCCGGGGACACCGAGTACGCCACCGCCCTGGCCGCCCATATCCCGGCAGTGCTCGACCGCTTCCAGCCCGACTGCGTGTTGTACGACGCCGGCGCCGATGTGCATGCCGATGACCGGCTGGGGCACCTGAGCCTCAGCGACGCCGGGATGCGGGCGCGGGATCGCTATGTCATCGAACAATGTGTGCGCCGGCGCATTCCGGTCGCCTGCGTCATCGGTGGCGGCTACGATCGGGATGTTCCGGCGCTGGTACGCCGACACGCCTTAGTCCACGAACAGGCCAGTGCATGCTTCGAGCAGTTCCTTTCCACAGACGCGGCCTGA
- a CDS encoding PadR family transcriptional regulator, with the protein MSLKHAMLVSLAERPASGYDLVRRFDRSVGYFWRASHQQIYRELPKLEAAEWVSAEAVAQTGKPDKRVYAITTQGRDALEAWLARPVGPEPVRESLMVKVRGAALLGVDSVLDEIRRHRQVHADKLSLFRKIEQEDFAQGPGDNRKTRCRYLALRSGLLYHESWVTWCDEALALLMEA; encoded by the coding sequence ATGTCGCTCAAACACGCCATGCTGGTTTCACTGGCCGAACGCCCTGCCTCGGGCTACGACCTGGTCCGTCGATTTGACCGCTCCGTCGGGTATTTCTGGCGCGCCAGCCATCAACAGATCTACCGCGAGCTACCCAAGCTGGAGGCCGCCGAGTGGGTTTCCGCGGAGGCCGTGGCCCAAACCGGCAAGCCCGACAAGCGGGTGTATGCCATCACCACACAGGGGCGCGATGCGCTCGAAGCCTGGCTCGCCCGCCCTGTCGGGCCGGAACCGGTGCGCGAAAGCCTGATGGTGAAGGTGCGGGGTGCCGCGCTACTGGGCGTCGATTCCGTGCTCGATGAAATCCGGCGCCATCGGCAGGTCCACGCGGACAAGTTGTCCCTGTTCAGGAAGATCGAACAGGAGGACTTTGCCCAGGGGCCGGGAGACAACCGCAAAACGCGATGTCGCTACCTGGCCCTGCGCAGCGGTCTGCTCTACCACGAAAGCTGGGTAACCTGGTGCGATGAAGCGCTGGCGCTGCTCATGGAGGCCTAG